A part of Thermotoga petrophila RKU-1 genomic DNA contains:
- a CDS encoding MarR family winged helix-turn-helix transcriptional regulator, with product MDALEIFKTLFSLVMRFSSYLPSNEEISDMKTTELYAFLYVALFGPKKMKEIAEFLSTTKSNVTNVVDSLEKRGLVVREMDPVDRRTYRVVLTEKGKKIFEEILSNFESLLKSVLEKFSEEDLKVVSEGFNRMVEALSREGR from the coding sequence ATGGATGCTCTGGAGATATTCAAAACACTCTTTTCGCTGGTGATGAGGTTTTCCAGTTATCTTCCATCGAACGAAGAGATCTCTGACATGAAAACAACGGAGCTCTACGCGTTCCTCTACGTGGCTCTCTTCGGTCCAAAAAAGATGAAGGAGATAGCGGAGTTTCTTTCCACAACGAAGAGCAACGTAACGAACGTGGTGGATTCTCTGGAGAAAAGAGGCCTGGTCGTCAGAGAGATGGACCCTGTTGATAGAAGAACGTACCGGGTGGTCTTGACCGAAAAGGGAAAGAAAATCTTCGAAGAGATTCTTTCGAACTTCGAAAGTCTTTTGAAAAGTGTTCTTGAGAAATTTTCCGAGGAAGATCTCAAAGTGGTGAGCGAAGGATTCAATCGAATGGTGGAAGCCTTGTCGAGGGAGGGAAGGTAG
- a CDS encoding iron-containing alcohol dehydrogenase, with protein sequence MKNFVFHNPTKIVFGRGTIPKIGEEIKNAGIRKMLFLYGGGSIKKNGVYDQVVDSLKKHGIEWVEVSGVKPNPVLSKVHEAVEVAKKEKVEAVLGVGGGSVVDSAKAVAAGALYEGDIWDAFIGKYQIEKALPIFDVLTISATGTEMNGNAVITNEKTKEKYGVSSKALYPKVSIIDPSVQFTLPKEQTVYGAVDAISHILEYYFDGSSPEISNEIAEGTIRTIMKMTERLIEKPDDYEARANLAWSATIALNGTMAVGRRGGEWACHRIEHSLSALYDIAHGAGLAIVFPAWMKYVYRKNPAQFERFAKKIFGFEGEGEELILKGIEAFKNWLKKVGAPVSLKDAGIPEEDIDKIVDNVMLLVEKNLKPKGASLGRIMVLEREDVREILKLAAK encoded by the coding sequence ATGAAGAACTTCGTCTTCCACAATCCCACGAAGATCGTCTTTGGAAGAGGAACGATTCCAAAAATAGGAGAAGAGATAAAGAACGCGGGAATCAGAAAGATGCTGTTCCTATACGGTGGTGGATCGATAAAGAAAAATGGCGTTTATGATCAGGTTGTCGATTCACTGAAAAAGCACGGAATAGAGTGGGTAGAAGTATCTGGTGTCAAGCCGAATCCAGTCCTTTCCAAGGTCCACGAAGCCGTCGAGGTGGCGAAAAAAGAAAAGGTGGAGGCTGTTCTTGGTGTTGGTGGAGGAAGCGTTGTGGATTCTGCAAAAGCAGTAGCGGCTGGTGCCCTATACGAGGGCGACATATGGGATGCTTTTATCGGTAAATACCAGATCGAGAAAGCCCTTCCTATTTTCGATGTGCTAACAATTTCGGCTACGGGAACGGAGATGAACGGTAATGCTGTGATAACGAACGAGAAAACGAAGGAAAAATATGGAGTGAGTTCGAAGGCTCTCTATCCAAAAGTATCCATAATCGATCCTTCTGTTCAATTCACTCTTCCAAAAGAACAAACAGTTTATGGAGCGGTGGATGCGATCTCACACATCCTCGAGTACTATTTCGATGGGAGCAGTCCTGAGATCTCCAACGAAATAGCGGAAGGTACTATCAGAACGATCATGAAAATGACAGAAAGATTGATAGAAAAACCGGATGACTACGAAGCAAGGGCAAATCTCGCGTGGTCTGCAACGATCGCTCTCAATGGAACGATGGCAGTCGGAAGAAGGGGCGGAGAGTGGGCTTGTCACAGGATCGAGCACTCCCTCAGCGCTCTTTACGATATTGCACACGGAGCGGGTCTCGCCATTGTGTTTCCGGCGTGGATGAAGTATGTGTACAGAAAGAATCCTGCGCAGTTCGAAAGGTTTGCGAAAAAAATCTTCGGATTTGAGGGTGAGGGAGAGGAACTGATTCTGAAAGGGATAGAAGCTTTCAAAAACTGGCTGAAGAAGGTAGGAGCTCCTGTGTCCCTCAAAGATGCGGGAATCCCAGAAGAAGACATAGACAAGATCGTGGACAACGTCATGCTTCTTGTGGAAAAGAATCTGAAACCTAAAGGAGCGAGTTTGGGAAGAATAATGGTGCTCGAAAGAGAAGACGTTCGTGAAATATTGAAATTAGCGGCGAAATGA
- a CDS encoding MATE family efflux transporter, producing the protein MKYSLLKSYLPKEEVPGIRKELIKLALPAMGENVLQMLFGMADTAFLGHYSWKAMSGVGLSNQVFWVVQVVLIAASMGATVTIANAIGAGNRKAVRSLAWNSVFLAIFTGVILTALTPLSDVLINIFPNLEGEIESSAKEYLKVILSGSMGFSIMAVFSAILRGAGDTKTPMIVTGLTNFLNIFLDYAMIFGKFGFPEMGVRGAAVATILSRFVGAAILTYVIFKREEFQLRKGFVPPKWSSQKEILRVGFPTAIENFVFSTGVLMFANILLIAGAEAYAGHRIGINVESLSFMPAFGISVAITTLVGRYNGMGNKEHVLGVIRQGWILSLLFQVTVGIIIFLFPEPLIRIFTSDPQIIEISKLPVKIIGLFQFFLAIDSTMNGALRGTGNTLPPMIITFISIWTVRLPVAFVMVKYFQLGLLGAWIGMIADIIFRSTLKLLFFLSGKWEKRAVLTRERVKELG; encoded by the coding sequence ATGAAATATTCACTCTTGAAGAGTTACCTTCCAAAGGAAGAAGTACCAGGGATCAGAAAAGAACTCATAAAATTAGCACTCCCTGCCATGGGAGAAAACGTGCTCCAGATGCTCTTTGGAATGGCAGACACCGCCTTTTTGGGACATTACTCATGGAAAGCGATGAGCGGTGTGGGACTCTCCAACCAGGTATTCTGGGTGGTTCAGGTCGTTCTGATCGCCGCCAGTATGGGAGCCACCGTCACGATAGCGAACGCCATCGGAGCGGGCAACAGGAAAGCTGTGAGGTCCCTTGCCTGGAACAGTGTCTTTCTCGCCATATTCACGGGTGTTATTCTCACCGCCCTCACACCGCTCTCCGATGTACTGATAAACATCTTTCCGAATCTGGAAGGAGAAATAGAATCATCCGCGAAGGAGTATCTGAAAGTCATCCTTTCCGGTTCCATGGGCTTTTCCATCATGGCCGTGTTCTCTGCGATACTCAGGGGTGCTGGTGACACAAAAACGCCGATGATCGTCACTGGTCTCACGAACTTTCTGAACATCTTCCTCGATTACGCCATGATCTTTGGAAAGTTCGGATTCCCGGAGATGGGGGTCAGAGGAGCAGCAGTTGCGACGATCCTCTCAAGATTTGTGGGAGCAGCGATCCTCACGTACGTGATATTCAAAAGAGAGGAGTTCCAGCTCAGAAAAGGGTTTGTTCCTCCCAAGTGGTCCAGTCAAAAAGAAATTCTCCGTGTTGGATTTCCAACTGCCATAGAGAACTTCGTTTTTTCCACAGGTGTTTTGATGTTTGCGAACATCCTGCTCATCGCAGGAGCTGAAGCGTACGCTGGACACAGAATAGGTATAAACGTCGAGTCTCTATCTTTCATGCCCGCGTTTGGAATCTCGGTCGCTATCACCACACTGGTTGGAAGGTACAACGGAATGGGAAACAAGGAACACGTTCTTGGAGTCATTCGACAGGGATGGATCCTGAGTCTTCTGTTTCAGGTGACGGTTGGTATTATAATCTTTCTTTTTCCAGAGCCACTGATACGCATCTTCACCAGTGATCCACAGATAATAGAGATCTCAAAACTCCCCGTCAAGATAATTGGACTCTTCCAATTTTTCCTCGCAATAGATTCAACCATGAACGGTGCCCTCAGGGGGACGGGAAACACCCTTCCACCGATGATCATCACCTTCATCTCCATCTGGACCGTGAGGCTTCCCGTCGCCTTCGTGATGGTGAAGTACTTCCAGCTTGGGCTTCTCGGTGCCTGGATCGGAATGATCGCAGACATCATCTTTCGAAGTACACTGAAGCTCCTCTTCTTCCTCTCCGGCAAGTGGGAAAAGAGAGCCGTCCTCACACGGGAGAGAGTGAAAGAGTTGGGATAA
- the pheS gene encoding phenylalanine--tRNA ligase subunit alpha, whose protein sequence is MEIEAVEKEAIEKLSKISNVQELESFRIEFLGKKGKITGLMKNLKNLPPEERPAYGKRVNELREKIEKLFEEKRQQIQRILEQEKMEKMRIDVTVPGARRKLGHSHPVLKVMEEIERIFVSMGFDVVEGPEIETTWHNFDALNTPEWHPARDEHDSFYITDDLLLRTHTSPVQIRTMLERKPPIAIISPGKVYRRDYDATHLPMFHQVEGLHVDRDLSVAHLKFTLEEFARRMFGEGAKVRLRPSFFPFTEPSFEVDVYLSGYGWLEILGAGMVDPNVFLNVGYDPEEWTGYAFGMGVERIAMLKYGITDIREFVRNDVRFLSSY, encoded by the coding sequence ATGGAGATAGAAGCCGTCGAAAAGGAAGCCATCGAGAAATTATCGAAGATATCGAACGTTCAGGAGCTGGAAAGTTTCAGGATAGAGTTTCTCGGAAAGAAAGGAAAAATCACTGGCTTGATGAAAAACCTCAAGAATCTCCCACCTGAAGAAAGGCCTGCCTACGGTAAAAGAGTGAACGAACTCAGAGAGAAGATAGAAAAACTCTTCGAAGAAAAGAGACAGCAAATCCAAAGGATACTCGAACAGGAAAAGATGGAAAAAATGAGAATAGACGTCACAGTACCGGGGGCAAGGAGGAAACTTGGACATTCTCACCCTGTTCTGAAGGTTATGGAAGAGATAGAGAGAATCTTTGTATCGATGGGATTCGATGTGGTGGAAGGGCCGGAGATCGAAACAACCTGGCACAACTTCGACGCACTGAACACACCGGAATGGCATCCAGCCAGGGACGAACACGATTCTTTCTACATAACGGATGATCTCCTTCTCAGAACTCACACTTCTCCCGTTCAGATCAGAACAATGCTCGAGAGAAAACCTCCCATCGCTATCATATCACCCGGAAAAGTTTACAGAAGAGACTACGATGCGACGCACCTTCCCATGTTTCACCAGGTGGAAGGGTTGCACGTAGATAGAGATCTCAGCGTGGCTCATTTGAAATTCACCCTCGAAGAGTTCGCTCGAAGAATGTTCGGCGAGGGTGCGAAGGTGCGTTTGAGGCCGAGCTTTTTCCCGTTCACGGAACCGAGTTTTGAGGTGGATGTCTATCTTTCCGGGTACGGATGGTTGGAGATTCTGGGAGCGGGCATGGTCGATCCGAACGTCTTTTTGAACGTAGGATACGATCCGGAAGAATGGACGGGTTACGCTTTTGGAATGGGAGTGGAAAGAATCGCCATGCTGAAGTACGGCATAACAGACATAAGAGAGTTCGTCAGAAACGACGTGAGATTTCTCAGTAGCTACTGA
- a CDS encoding WecB/TagA/CpsF family glycosyltransferase, translating to MKEIELFGTKVLSGTRREFLNAIEERIEKDIKTFVVTMNASILLKAIEDAGYRAIVNSADLVVPDGFGVVWAMKTLTGETTERLPGIEIMKHLCERSKEKGWKVYLLGTKREIVEKAKQVLERSGVRVVGCHDGFFSEKESPKIVEDINRSSTDLLFVGMGVPRQEEWIYRNFPQLNVKLAMGVGGSIDVVSGKKKRAPEWVQRMNLEWLYRFFQSPLSKRKVPVQVSKFVFFVLREKLKNRN from the coding sequence GTGAAAGAGATCGAACTTTTCGGAACGAAAGTTCTATCGGGGACAAGGCGGGAATTCCTGAACGCGATCGAGGAGAGGATAGAGAAAGACATTAAAACCTTCGTTGTCACCATGAACGCTTCGATTCTTTTGAAAGCCATAGAAGATGCAGGATATAGAGCTATCGTGAACTCTGCGGACCTCGTTGTACCCGATGGTTTCGGTGTTGTCTGGGCTATGAAAACTCTCACAGGGGAGACGACTGAAAGGTTGCCTGGAATAGAGATCATGAAACACCTCTGTGAAAGATCGAAAGAAAAAGGCTGGAAGGTGTATCTTCTCGGAACGAAAAGGGAAATCGTTGAGAAGGCAAAACAAGTACTGGAGAGATCGGGTGTGAGAGTTGTGGGCTGTCACGACGGTTTCTTCTCCGAAAAAGAATCACCGAAAATCGTTGAAGATATAAACAGAAGTTCAACCGATCTTCTCTTTGTCGGGATGGGTGTTCCCCGTCAGGAGGAGTGGATATATAGGAACTTTCCACAGCTGAACGTGAAGCTCGCCATGGGTGTTGGAGGATCCATAGACGTCGTATCGGGCAAAAAGAAACGCGCACCGGAATGGGTTCAGAGGATGAACCTGGAGTGGCTTTACAGGTTTTTCCAGTCTCCTTTGAGTAAAAGAAAGGTACCGGTGCAGGTTTCAAAGTTCGTCTTTTTCGTTTTGAGAGAAAAATTGAAAAACAGAAACTGA
- a CDS encoding uracil-xanthine permease family protein, which translates to MEFEGAVTKVSGWRWFLLALQHFVAMFGATVLVPLITGLDPLVALLTAGIGTLIFHFVTGGIVPVFLGSSFAFIAPILAVKEIYGDLAYATGGIFVAGLFYVLYALIVKAVGPEKVKKILPPVVTGSMIMVIGLTLSPVAIQMASSDWPLALIVIATVVFVSTMTRGFFSMVPVITGVVVGYVAGLFMGKIDTSVIVSTPLFSVPKVMLPKFDYGAIFMIVPVTLATFMEHLGDITTNGAVVGKNFFDKPGLHRTLLGDGLATAVAGLLGGPANTTYSENTGVLALTRVYDPSVLRGAALVAIFAAFVSKFGAILQTIPQAVMGGVSLILFGMITSVGVRTMVNAEVDFSKPRNLMITALMLTVGIGGAVLKVGRVELKGIGLAALVGIFLNLILPDRD; encoded by the coding sequence ATGGAGTTCGAAGGAGCGGTTACCAAGGTCAGTGGATGGAGATGGTTCCTGCTGGCACTTCAGCACTTCGTTGCCATGTTCGGTGCCACCGTTCTGGTCCCTCTCATCACGGGGCTCGATCCTCTTGTAGCGCTTCTCACCGCGGGAATCGGCACGCTCATCTTCCATTTTGTAACAGGCGGGATTGTACCAGTCTTTCTTGGGTCGAGCTTTGCCTTCATCGCTCCTATTCTGGCAGTGAAAGAGATCTACGGAGATCTCGCCTACGCGACGGGCGGAATATTCGTAGCGGGTCTGTTCTATGTTTTGTACGCTTTGATAGTGAAGGCAGTTGGTCCGGAAAAGGTGAAAAAGATTCTCCCTCCCGTTGTCACCGGAAGTATGATCATGGTGATAGGGCTCACGCTCAGCCCCGTTGCCATCCAGATGGCATCGAGTGATTGGCCGCTTGCCCTCATCGTCATAGCCACTGTCGTTTTCGTTTCAACCATGACGAGAGGCTTCTTCAGCATGGTTCCAGTGATCACAGGAGTCGTTGTTGGATACGTAGCAGGACTCTTCATGGGAAAGATCGATACCAGTGTGATAGTGAGCACACCTCTCTTCAGTGTACCAAAAGTAATGCTTCCGAAGTTCGACTACGGAGCGATATTCATGATCGTCCCGGTGACCCTCGCTACCTTCATGGAACATCTTGGAGATATCACCACTAACGGGGCGGTTGTCGGTAAGAATTTCTTCGACAAGCCCGGTCTTCACAGAACACTCCTCGGTGATGGACTCGCAACGGCTGTGGCCGGTCTTCTTGGAGGTCCTGCGAACACCACTTACAGTGAAAACACGGGAGTGCTGGCCCTCACGAGGGTGTACGATCCTTCCGTTCTCAGAGGAGCAGCCCTTGTGGCCATATTCGCCGCCTTCGTGTCGAAGTTCGGTGCGATCCTTCAAACGATCCCTCAGGCAGTGATGGGTGGAGTGAGTCTCATCCTCTTCGGTATGATCACTTCCGTAGGTGTGAGAACCATGGTGAACGCAGAGGTGGATTTCTCTAAGCCAAGAAACCTCATGATCACCGCTTTGATGCTCACTGTTGGTATCGGTGGAGCTGTTTTGAAAGTAGGAAGGGTGGAGCTGAAAGGAATAGGGCTTGCCGCCCTCGTCGGTATCTTCCTGAATCTGATCCTTCCAGATAGAGATTGA
- a CDS encoding efflux RND transporter permease subunit, with translation MRRYFFTTIYVVLVFLSFLVVFSLGKIETGPEVFLPGYNGDPEKTTNENVKNLFRVNREFGGSSSIVIVVEGDKNFFEDARALYELHEALEKREDISSVMSPVNLPRFSGFRMDYYFKDGKISNDVLNDPNAKSFITEDGKYALLNVIFKEGVNARDKIPEIKSLVSGYFEKNYLFGEPVIDSALFKELVRQTFVYPIFMFLVIFLLFYYQLRSFRAALFSLMVPVLSTFFVFAVFFAMGKSLNTMTVMTITFLLIIGSAYGLHFYNALFRFSEKKEAVKHIFKPILFSMLTTAAGFMSFVFIDIRAFRELGILVSSGLAVVVLVIFTSGVEIFRNYTPKRTPRSFGMKYVGRKIALIVLVVFLVMAALSPFLLKRVQVGSDMVSYFERDSELRKAYDLIVEKFNTREPIYLVLEKTVPFVGTDSKTLKELIEKIEKSEYVSSVVFPVDIPVPIMYALSRTNPFLKTFIGDRNRIRLIVNLTPEGYEHVKKVVDLINKVMSETGWSHYVAGSVLIWDDINESIMKSQIQSIVIASVLIFAMVFIIFRRPLTTLSVMVPIAFTTVFNFLFMALFGISLDVSTSITSGILMGLVIDYSIHIASEEKRLRDPYLVVKNVGPSVLTNALGLISGFAVLLFSELALFKNISLLMMLGIGVGAVFTLIVQPMILEKRENS, from the coding sequence ATGAGAAGGTACTTCTTCACCACAATATACGTGGTGCTGGTTTTCCTTTCGTTCCTTGTTGTTTTTTCTCTTGGAAAGATAGAGACCGGTCCTGAGGTGTTCCTTCCGGGTTACAATGGAGATCCTGAAAAGACCACGAACGAAAACGTGAAGAACCTCTTTCGTGTGAACAGGGAGTTCGGCGGAAGTTCCTCGATTGTGATCGTTGTCGAAGGTGATAAGAACTTCTTCGAAGACGCAAGGGCTCTGTACGAACTCCACGAGGCTCTGGAAAAAAGAGAAGACATCTCGAGTGTTATGAGTCCCGTGAACCTTCCAAGGTTTTCTGGTTTCAGAATGGACTATTACTTCAAAGATGGGAAAATTTCAAACGACGTTTTGAATGACCCGAACGCGAAGAGTTTCATCACAGAAGATGGGAAGTACGCGCTTTTGAACGTGATATTCAAAGAAGGTGTCAACGCAAGGGACAAAATACCCGAGATAAAAAGTCTCGTGTCCGGCTACTTCGAGAAAAATTACCTGTTTGGTGAACCAGTGATAGACAGCGCTCTTTTCAAAGAGCTGGTGAGGCAGACTTTCGTTTATCCTATTTTCATGTTTCTTGTGATCTTTCTTCTCTTCTACTACCAGCTGAGATCCTTCAGAGCAGCGCTCTTTTCTTTGATGGTTCCTGTGCTGTCCACGTTTTTTGTGTTCGCTGTGTTTTTCGCTATGGGAAAGAGCCTCAACACCATGACCGTGATGACCATCACCTTTCTCCTCATCATCGGCTCTGCGTACGGGCTTCACTTCTACAACGCGCTGTTCAGGTTCAGTGAAAAAAAAGAGGCGGTAAAACACATCTTCAAACCCATACTTTTTTCGATGCTCACCACCGCAGCGGGATTCATGTCTTTCGTCTTCATCGATATAAGGGCGTTCAGAGAACTCGGAATTCTGGTTTCTTCCGGACTCGCTGTTGTGGTTCTTGTGATATTCACATCCGGTGTGGAGATCTTCAGAAACTACACTCCAAAGAGAACTCCAAGGAGCTTTGGAATGAAGTACGTGGGAAGAAAGATCGCTTTGATCGTTCTCGTTGTTTTCCTGGTGATGGCGGCTCTTTCACCGTTTCTGCTCAAAAGAGTACAGGTGGGTTCAGATATGGTGTCCTATTTTGAGAGGGATTCCGAACTCAGAAAAGCTTACGACCTCATCGTGGAAAAGTTCAACACGAGAGAGCCGATCTATCTGGTGCTGGAGAAAACTGTTCCATTCGTTGGAACGGATTCCAAGACCTTGAAAGAGCTAATCGAAAAGATAGAAAAGAGCGAGTACGTCTCCAGTGTGGTGTTTCCTGTGGATATTCCCGTTCCGATAATGTACGCGCTCTCCAGAACGAACCCGTTTCTCAAGACCTTCATCGGAGATAGAAACAGGATAAGGTTGATCGTCAATCTCACACCGGAAGGATACGAACATGTGAAAAAAGTGGTAGATCTGATCAACAAAGTGATGAGCGAAACGGGCTGGTCACACTATGTGGCGGGATCCGTTCTGATCTGGGACGATATCAACGAAAGCATCATGAAATCACAGATACAGAGCATCGTCATTGCTTCAGTTCTGATCTTTGCCATGGTCTTCATCATATTCCGAAGACCGCTCACCACACTCAGTGTGATGGTTCCAATCGCTTTCACGACGGTGTTCAACTTCCTGTTCATGGCCCTCTTTGGGATCAGTCTGGATGTGTCAACATCGATCACCTCCGGTATTCTCATGGGTCTTGTGATAGATTATTCCATTCACATTGCTTCGGAAGAGAAGAGGCTGAGAGATCCGTACCTTGTGGTCAAGAACGTGGGACCATCTGTTCTCACAAACGCGCTGGGATTGATCTCGGGATTCGCCGTTCTTCTCTTCTCTGAACTCGCACTCTTTAAAAACATATCTCTGCTTATGATGCTCGGAATAGGTGTTGGGGCCGTTTTCACGCTGATCGTCCAGCCGATGATACTGGAAAAGAGGGAAAACTCTTGA
- a CDS encoding 3-keto-disaccharide hydrolase yields the protein MDLGFKVVKPTGTEDFFEDFESYGQGQVAPFGPWKVLEESPHVEEGVQPDKTIGKILRVEGNQGIFTPGEWTNFILECNLRLNGILADGIVLFRLSDDAKKGFYVNINLFGASLHKFAGSIDMKIAENTSVKASEDVWHYLKLVVNGQNIKVYLDGKKIIDVQDPDVFPGGIGFARAEDTAFYDNVRVETLIE from the coding sequence GTGGATCTTGGATTCAAAGTGGTGAAACCAACCGGAACAGAGGATTTCTTTGAAGATTTCGAATCCTATGGTCAGGGCCAGGTTGCTCCGTTCGGTCCCTGGAAAGTCTTGGAAGAAAGTCCTCACGTTGAAGAAGGAGTCCAACCTGATAAAACTATCGGAAAGATATTGAGAGTGGAGGGAAATCAGGGAATCTTCACACCTGGGGAGTGGACAAATTTTATCCTCGAGTGTAACCTGAGGCTCAACGGAATTCTTGCAGACGGGATAGTTCTATTCAGGTTATCCGATGATGCAAAAAAGGGGTTCTATGTTAACATCAATCTCTTTGGTGCTTCACTGCACAAATTTGCGGGGAGTATCGATATGAAGATTGCTGAGAACACAAGTGTTAAAGCCAGTGAGGACGTGTGGCACTACCTAAAGTTGGTGGTCAACGGACAGAACATAAAGGTGTATCTGGATGGAAAGAAAATTATAGATGTTCAAGATCCGGATGTATTCCCTGGAGGAATTGGGTTTGCAAGAGCTGAGGATACAGCTTTCTACGACAATGTAAGGGTTGAAACTCTCATTGAATAA